One part of the Lotus japonicus ecotype B-129 chromosome 2, LjGifu_v1.2 genome encodes these proteins:
- the LOC130740718 gene encoding uncharacterized protein LOC130740718 codes for MTAARLTSCVVATTAAAAASYSARSDRAYADSRFRFPFFSSSPPSNSPSSSDQASDTKSETPPPDESSKSGFDSPELLERAARALRKINNSRLAKEVFAIMRAQEKTRLAELDAEKVHYELIQAHNDIERQRKIVEEQRNLLQDQAQREAQARRQEDDLARKRMQADHEVQRQNNVELVKRQEESAVRKERSRQATEEQIQSQQRQTEKERAEMERETIRVKAMAEAEGRAHEAKLTEDQKRRMLVDRIQGERDKWLAAINTTFSHIEGGLRVLLTDRDRLLMTVGGVTALAAGVYTTREGAKVTWGYINRILGQPSLIRESSMAKFPGARIVSQAKNKVYSTLGGAEKPIGSQNGLGNVILHPSLLKRIQHLARATSNTKAHQAPFRNMLFYGPPGTGKTMVAREIARRSGLDYAMMTGGDVAPLGAQAVTKIHEIFDWAKKSRKGLLLFIDEADAFLCERNSTYMSEAQRSALNALLFRTGDQSRDIVLVLATNRPGDLDSAVTDRIDEVIEFPLPGEEERLKLLKLYLNKYLCHDNNGSKGGLLLKKQPKQITIKDLSEDVLKEAAKKTEGFSGREIAKLMASVQAAVYGRPDCVLDSQLLKEIVDYKVVEHHQRLQLASEGGIFSF; via the exons ATGACCGCCGCTAGGTTAACCTCATGCGTGGTCGCCACCACAGCTGCGGCGGCGGCTTCCTATTCCGCGCGCTCCGATCGTGCATACGCCGACTCTCGCTTTCGCTTCCCCTTTTTCTCATCTTCACCGCCTTCAAATTCCCCTTCGTCGTCTGACCAGGCTTCTGACACCAAATCCGAAACCCCGCCACCCGATGAATCCAGCAAGTCGGGTTTCGATTCTCCGGAATTGTTAGAAAGAGCTGCTCGAGCTCTCCGTAAAATCAATAATTCTCGGTTGGCCAAAGAG GTGTTTGCTATAATGCGTGCACAGGAAAAAACTCGCCTCGCTGAATTAGATGCTGAAAAAGTTCACTATGAACTCATTCAGGCTCATAATGATATT GAAAGGCAGCGGAAAATTGTTGAAGAGCAACGAAATCTATTACAAGACCAAGCCCAGAGAGAGGCCCAGGCGCGCCGACAGGAAGACGATCTGGCAAGGAAAAGAATGCAG GCAGATCATGAAGTTCAAAGGCAAAATAATGTTGAATTGGTCAAGAGGCAAGAGGAGTCTGCTGTAAGAAAGGAGAGGTCAAGACAGGCTACAGAAGAACAGATCCAATCTCAGCAACGTCAGACTGAGAAAGAGAGAGCTGAAATGGAAAGAGAAACCATCAGAGTTAAGGCAATGGCAGAGGCTGAAGGTCGAGCCCATGAAGCAAAATTGACTGAGGATCAGAAAAGGAGAATGCTTGTTGATCGAATTCAAGGTGAAAGAGATAAATGGCTTGCTGCAATTAACACAACTTTTAGTCATATCGAAG GTGGTCTAAGGGTCTTATTGACTGATAGGGACAGATTGCTTATGACTGTTGGAGGAGTCACTGCATTAGCTGCAGGTGTATATACAACTAG AGAAGGTGCAAAAGTTACATGGGGCTATATTAATCGGATTTTGGGGCAGCCATCATTGATCCGGGAATCATCCATGGCAAAGTTTCCAGGGGCAAGGATCGTTTCTCAAGCCAAGAATAAAGTTTATAGTACTTTGGGCGGGGCAGAAAAGCCTATTGGGAGTCAAAATGGTCTTGGAAATGTGATCCTCCATCCATCGTTGCTAAAAAGAATACAGCATCTTGCACGGGCAACATCAAACACTAAGGCCCATCAGGCACCATTTCGTAATATGCTTTTTTATGGGCCTCCCGGGACTGGTAAAACCATGGTTGCAAGGGAAATAGCTAGAAGATCG GGTTTGGATTATGCCATGATGACCGGAGGAGATGTTGCGCCTCTTGGCGCTCAGGCAGTCACCAAAATTCATGAGATATTTGATTGGGccaagaaatcaagaaaaggCCTGTTGCTTTTTATTGATGAGGCAGATGCTTTCCTTTGCGA GCGAAATAGCACATATATGAGCGAAGCTCAGCGAAGTGCTCTAAACGCATTGCTCTTCAGAACTGGTGATCAGTCTAGAGACATAGTACTTGTTCTTGCCACAAACAGACCAGGAGATCTTGACAGCGCAGTTACTGATCGCATTGATGAAGTGATTGAATTCCCACTTCCGGGAGAAGAGGAGCGTCTAAAATTATTGAAGCTCTATCTGAACAAGTATCTATGTCATGACAACAATGGCTCCAAGGGAGGCTTGTTGCTGAAGAAGCAACCCAAACAGATTACTATAAAAGATTTATCTGAAGATGTGCTCAAAGAGGCTGCCAAGAAAACCGAGGGCTTTTCTGGCCGTGAGATAGCCAAACTTATGGCCAGTGTCCAAGCTGCTGTTTATGGTCGCCCAGATTGCGTCTTGGATTCCCAGTTGCTTAAAGAAATTGTGGATTACAAGGTGGTGGAACATCATCAACGGTTACAACTTGCATCTGAAGGCGGCATTTTCAGCTTTTAA
- the LOC130740720 gene encoding uncharacterized protein LOC130740720, with protein MGNRKVLLLFVILFAVCVGICRCWGEDAKAKAEEAVNDARNTFSEGLGSQNDNVRQATQNAKYKAEDAASRATETMKSAASGASDYASQKATDAREAVSEAVSYGREKASKAYDDSDEVIRMPTDKNKINDAKDMVGDTYEDAKQKMYMASDKASTMARNAKDNMAEKASNVYEQGKEKINTASDMASEKFHDANDCAQGRMKSAPPKIQSVKSKGKRIVDYGRDKAFAAYDETKERVNDAKDKMGEAMGLDRDKIAETFEQAKDEVGERYMSAKNTMSEEAKARYEAAKEKASEATGEFGEMLRNTPELEL; from the exons ATGGGAAACAGAaaggttttgttgttgtttgtgaTATTGTTTGCAGTGTGTGTGGGGATTTGCAGGTGTTGGGGTGAAGATGCCAAAGCCAAAGCGGAAGAAGCTGTCAATGATGCTCGTAACACCTTCTCCGA AGGTTTGGGGTCCCAAAATGATAATGTAAGACAAGCCACTCAAAACGCGAAGTACAAAGCTGAAGATGCTGCCTCAAGGGCAACAGAGACAATGAAGTCTGCAGCATCAG GAGCTTCAGATTATGCTTCTCAAAAAGCTACTGACGCTCGGGAAGCAGTTTCAGAAGCCGTATCATATGGAAGGGAAAAAGCCTCCAAGGCttatgatgattctgatgaggtCATCAGAATGCCAACAGACAAGAATAAGATCAATGATGCAAAAGACATGGTGGGAGACACCTATGAGGATGCTAAACAAAAAATGTACATGGCTTCAGATAAAGCTTCAACCATGGCTCGCAACGCCAAAGACAACATGGCAGAGAAAGCATCCAATGTCTATGAGCAGGGGAAGGAGAAAATAAACACGGCTTCAGATATGGCTTCGGAGAAATTCCACGATGCTAATGATTGCGCTCAGGGGAGGATGAAGAGCGCTCCGCCAAAAATTCAAAGCGTGAAAAGCAAAGGGAAAAGAATAGTGGATTATGGAAGAGATAAGGCCTTTGCTGCTTATGATGAAACCAAGGAGCGGGTGAATGATGCAAAAGATAAGATGGGTGAGGCAATGGGATTAGATAGAGACAAAATTGCAGAAACTTTTGAGCAAGCTAAAGATGAAGTGGGTGAGAGATACATGTCTGCAAAGAATACAATGAGTGAAGAGGCCAAGGCTAGGTATGAGGCTGCAAAGGAGAAGGCTTCTGAAGCCACAGGAGAATTTGGAGAAATGTTGAGGAACACCCCAGAACTAGAACTATAA